The DNA sequence GCCCAACTCCAAGTCGGCGTCAAGTTCTTGCAAACACTGATGAAGGACATCGAGTTCAACTCGAAGCACATCAACTCCATGAATCTTTACCAGTTTGACCGTTCGCGAACAAGCTACACAGTTGAAGTGTTAGCGGCAGTCCCTGGCTTCAGACAACAAAATTACCAGGTTCTGCTCGACGAAGGCAATTGTGACTGTGGGTATTTCCAGGAGCTTCATCTTCCATGTCGCTACATCCTCGCAGCATGCTCCCAAGCTAGAATTGATTGGAAGGGGTTTGTGCATCCACTATATCGCATGGATTCCATCTTCAACGTATATAAGGTTCAGTTTCGTCCGATTGGACATGAGGATGACTGGCCATCTTATGATCGGCCCAATCCTAGGATGATGAGAGTGAAGAAAGGTCAACCAGTCAGCTCAAGAATCCAAAACAACATGGATGATGTCGAGCATACCAAGGAGAAAAGGTGCGGCTTGTGTCGTCAAACTAGTCACACGCAGAAGATATGTACCGCTATTGACGGTGCAGGTGCATTGTCCAGCCGACATTAGTAAGAGGGGTG is a window from the Arachis hypogaea cultivar Tifrunner chromosome 1, arahy.Tifrunner.gnm2.J5K5, whole genome shotgun sequence genome containing:
- the LOC140182399 gene encoding uncharacterized protein: MTNISECINAMMTGSRNLSITSLVKSTYFWLGELFARKGSEALAQLQVGVKFLQTLMKDIEFNSKHINSMNLYQFDRSRTSYTVEVLAAVPGFRQQNYQVLLDEGNCDCGYFQELHLPCRYILAACSQARIDWKGFVHPLYRMDSIFNVYKVQFRPIGHEDDWPSYDRPNPRMMRVKKGQPVSSRIQNNMDDVEHTKEKRCGLCRQTSHTQKICTAIDGAGTIQISTTLSLSCLYTEDAVREASAPDTHRCHRQVVKYRTELDRAEDQGQADE